A part of Haloarchaeobius sp. HME9146 genomic DNA contains:
- a CDS encoding SHOCT domain-containing protein — MDTTSARSGLGIVVLLLAAVLLVPLLFGGMMGMGMGGSGATWHDHWMGFDGQWSWWWFAASLLGRLLVLAVVVGGGYLLLTSLGGGSGGDPALDELRRAYARGDLSDEEFDRRRERLERD; from the coding sequence ATGGACACTACTTCGGCACGGTCCGGCCTCGGTATCGTCGTGCTCCTGCTCGCGGCCGTGCTCCTCGTCCCGCTGCTGTTCGGCGGGATGATGGGCATGGGGATGGGCGGGAGCGGTGCGACCTGGCACGACCACTGGATGGGCTTCGACGGCCAGTGGTCGTGGTGGTGGTTCGCCGCCAGCCTCCTCGGCCGGCTGCTCGTCCTCGCCGTGGTCGTCGGCGGTGGCTACCTGTTGCTGACGTCGCTGGGCGGCGGGAGCGGTGGCGACCCGGCCCTCGACGAACTCCGCCGGGCGTACGCCCGCGGCGACCTGAGCGACGAGGAGTTCGACCGTCGTCGCGAGCGTCTCGAACGCGACTGA
- a CDS encoding DUF4396 domain-containing protein, translating to MVQALLRNVLTDPAVLAGWAALVAVTLAITVYDLRTNNAELAPLMQFVWVLTVLYAGPLGLALYAYAGRTQISQDSLWRRAGRSVAHCFSGCGLGEVVGIVLAAGLLRLSTLGVAVTTFVFAYTAGFALTVGPLVQEGVGLTEAVLDALYSETPSITVMEVAAIGTDIWVAGEAHITEPLFWAGLVFSLSVGLVVAYPVNAFLVHHGVKDGMQNPAAMAG from the coding sequence ATGGTACAGGCACTCCTCCGGAATGTGCTGACCGACCCCGCGGTCCTCGCCGGCTGGGCCGCACTCGTGGCGGTCACGCTGGCCATCACGGTGTACGACCTGCGGACGAACAACGCCGAGCTCGCCCCCCTGATGCAGTTCGTCTGGGTGTTGACGGTGCTGTACGCCGGCCCGCTCGGGCTCGCGCTGTACGCCTACGCCGGCCGGACGCAGATCTCCCAGGACTCGCTCTGGCGGCGCGCCGGCCGGTCGGTCGCGCACTGCTTCTCGGGGTGTGGCCTGGGTGAAGTCGTCGGTATCGTCCTCGCCGCTGGGCTGCTTCGCCTGTCGACGCTCGGCGTCGCAGTCACGACGTTCGTCTTCGCCTACACCGCCGGCTTCGCGCTGACGGTGGGCCCGCTGGTACAGGAAGGGGTCGGCCTCACAGAGGCGGTGCTGGACGCGCTCTACAGCGAGACGCCATCCATCACCGTCATGGAGGTCGCAGCCATCGGGACCGACATCTGGGTCGCGGGCGAGGCTCACATCACCGAGCCGCTGTTCTGGGCCGGACTCGTCTTCTCGCTGAGTGTCGGGCTGGTCGTCGCCTACCCGGTGAACGCGTTCCTCGTCCACCATGGCGTCAAGGATGGGATGCAGAACCCGGCGGCGATGGCCGGGTGA
- a CDS encoding DUF4097 family beta strand repeat-containing protein produces the protein MPTESNRGFLGSLVDGIVEGATLGTGTETTTTVEETVDAATVERLTVESVNGDATLRLTDADTVTVTATKRTRADPDHLDRLRVTCEVTDGTLRVVVEPEDREAVRNVRAKADLDIAIPADVAVDHVEVVNGSVTLDSVSGDTHAEVANGSIDAIDVDGFVSLHAANGSVEARGCTGIDAAETANGSVDVEVRSLRRNAEVSSPNGSLTIRLAAGLDADVLAETLVGRVSVEDCELEVASQSFRRLLAIHGHGGYEVEASAVNGSVTVTRA, from the coding sequence ATGCCCACCGAATCCAACCGCGGCTTCCTCGGTTCGCTCGTCGACGGCATCGTCGAAGGGGCGACCCTCGGGACCGGCACGGAGACCACCACCACCGTCGAGGAGACGGTCGACGCGGCCACGGTCGAACGCCTCACCGTCGAGAGCGTCAATGGCGACGCGACGCTGCGACTGACCGACGCTGACACCGTCACCGTCACCGCGACCAAGCGGACCCGCGCCGACCCCGACCACCTCGACCGACTCCGCGTCACCTGTGAGGTGACCGACGGAACACTCCGCGTCGTCGTCGAGCCCGAGGACCGCGAGGCCGTCCGGAACGTCCGGGCGAAAGCCGACCTCGACATCGCCATCCCGGCGGACGTCGCGGTCGACCACGTGGAAGTCGTGAACGGTAGCGTGACGCTCGACAGTGTCTCGGGTGACACCCACGCCGAGGTCGCCAACGGGTCCATCGACGCCATCGACGTGGACGGGTTCGTCTCGCTCCACGCCGCCAACGGGAGCGTCGAGGCCCGCGGCTGCACCGGCATCGACGCCGCCGAGACGGCGAACGGGTCGGTCGACGTCGAGGTCCGGTCCCTGCGCCGGAACGCCGAGGTGAGTTCGCCGAACGGCTCGCTCACGATACGACTCGCGGCGGGCCTCGACGCCGACGTGCTGGCGGAGACGCTGGTCGGCCGTGTCTCGGTCGAGGACTGCGAGCTCGAGGTCGCGAGCCAGTCGTTCCGCCGGCTCCTCGCGATCCACGGCCACGGCGGCTACGAGGTCGAGGCGTCGGCGGTGAACGGGTCGGTCACCGTGACCCGCGCCTGA
- a CDS encoding bifunctional UDP-sugar hydrolase/5'-nucleotidase, with product MRRLLTVLLVTLLVAAGAVGPVAATEPVSSPETRAGATAPATGSSLAAEAPDNESNDSTTLTLLTYNDIQTAAVENQTFPRMVHLVNERRAAHDNPTVVVGGGDQVSPHALSPLTQWRTPVAALNVLDPAAEVIGNHDLDYGFGAVENFSNESEFPWLMANIVDEETGEPIPGTEPYTIVERDGVKVGIVGLADEAIKPKTAVDFDEEGYELRNYSTVASEYATMLKEERDVDVVVAAAHIGIPESKTLARETEHVDAIVVGDDELEYPPQETAGTVIVEAEARAEHVGEVNLTVEDGDVTAWNGRLLNVTEDVPRNETVATIISKARQDTLEEVAGRTTVPLDARFASNYHDETALGNMIGDSFRAKTGAEVAITNAGGIRSNSVYGPGNVTVGDVYNVLPFRNTLVTVELTGAELKQLLASQVVTLESETGQRFGSEAQLQVSGVTYEWVGHEGEEPYIRDAWVNGERLDEDETYTVTVNSYMAGWDDSVLTNATRVSTTNTLYGTALLDYIRNNTPVSPEDTNRIRRVDSVTDVEDISVQKGMATVTIDAPNGTTAAVPDSFYVTDGASGERLAADSVTLTDGTIEVTFENAAFRRMSGEGGSLELYGKYDTTAFDRVYFEHSVVNADLSASDSGGEAASDEAGHGADEDRPDRSGTASGHVDAGVPATPAA from the coding sequence ATGCGACGGTTACTCACGGTGTTACTCGTCACGCTCCTCGTCGCCGCCGGGGCTGTCGGCCCGGTGGCGGCGACCGAACCGGTATCGTCCCCCGAAACACGGGCCGGTGCGACCGCGCCCGCCACCGGGTCCTCGCTCGCGGCCGAGGCACCCGACAACGAGTCGAACGACTCGACCACGCTGACGTTGCTGACCTACAACGACATCCAGACCGCGGCCGTCGAGAACCAGACCTTCCCGCGGATGGTCCACCTCGTGAACGAGCGCCGGGCCGCCCACGACAACCCGACCGTCGTGGTCGGCGGCGGTGACCAGGTCAGCCCCCACGCGCTCTCGCCGCTGACGCAGTGGCGGACGCCCGTGGCCGCGCTGAACGTCCTCGACCCGGCCGCCGAGGTCATCGGGAACCACGACCTCGACTACGGCTTCGGCGCGGTCGAGAACTTCTCGAACGAGTCCGAGTTCCCGTGGCTGATGGCGAACATCGTCGACGAGGAGACGGGTGAACCCATCCCGGGCACCGAACCCTACACCATCGTCGAGCGCGACGGCGTAAAGGTCGGCATCGTCGGGCTCGCCGACGAGGCCATCAAGCCCAAGACCGCCGTCGACTTCGACGAGGAGGGCTACGAACTCCGGAACTACTCCACCGTGGCCAGCGAGTACGCCACGATGCTGAAGGAGGAACGCGACGTCGACGTGGTCGTCGCGGCGGCCCACATCGGCATCCCCGAGTCGAAGACGCTGGCCCGCGAGACCGAGCACGTCGACGCCATCGTCGTCGGTGACGACGAGCTCGAGTACCCGCCACAGGAGACCGCAGGGACCGTCATCGTCGAGGCCGAGGCCCGCGCCGAGCACGTCGGCGAGGTCAACCTCACGGTCGAGGACGGCGACGTGACCGCCTGGAACGGTCGCCTGCTGAACGTCACCGAGGACGTCCCGCGCAACGAGACGGTCGCGACCATCATCTCGAAGGCGCGCCAGGACACCCTCGAGGAGGTCGCGGGCCGGACGACCGTCCCGCTCGACGCCCGTTTCGCCTCGAACTACCACGACGAGACCGCCCTCGGCAACATGATCGGCGACAGCTTCCGCGCCAAGACCGGTGCCGAGGTCGCCATCACGAACGCCGGCGGCATCCGCTCGAACAGCGTCTACGGCCCCGGAAACGTCACCGTCGGGGACGTCTACAACGTCCTGCCGTTCCGCAACACGCTCGTGACGGTCGAGTTGACCGGGGCGGAGCTGAAGCAACTGCTCGCCAGCCAGGTCGTCACCCTGGAGAGCGAGACCGGCCAGCGGTTCGGGTCGGAGGCCCAGCTCCAGGTCAGCGGCGTGACCTACGAATGGGTCGGCCACGAGGGCGAGGAACCGTACATCCGCGACGCGTGGGTGAACGGCGAACGGCTCGACGAGGACGAGACCTACACCGTCACGGTCAACTCCTACATGGCCGGCTGGGACGACTCGGTCCTGACGAACGCGACCCGCGTCAGCACGACGAACACGCTGTACGGGACCGCCCTGCTCGACTACATCCGGAACAACACGCCCGTCTCCCCCGAGGACACGAACCGCATCCGGCGGGTCGACAGCGTGACCGACGTCGAGGACATCTCGGTGCAGAAGGGGATGGCGACGGTGACCATCGACGCGCCGAACGGGACGACCGCGGCCGTGCCCGATAGCTTCTACGTGACCGACGGTGCCAGCGGCGAGCGCCTCGCCGCCGACTCGGTCACCCTCACCGACGGGACCATCGAGGTCACCTTCGAGAACGCCGCCTTCCGGCGCATGTCGGGCGAAGGCGGGTCCCTGGAGCTGTACGGCAAGTACGACACGACGGCGTTCGACCGGGTCTACTTCGAGCACTCGGTCGTCAATGCCGACTTGAGCGCGAGCGACTCGGGCGGGGAGGCCGCCTCCGACGAGGCTGGACACGGTGCCGACGAGGACCGTCCTGACCGGTCCGGGACCGCCAGCGGCCACGTCGACGCCGGCGTGCCGGCCACGCCCGCCGCGTAA
- a CDS encoding lactate utilization protein encodes MSEKSQYLEDVSADESYDQLPDDATIDETVENLEARGFDVVVVDDAEAALDAVIDQIPDDVSVMNGHSTTLEEIGFVDYLNEGDHDWENLSNEVWNIDDDAERHTFRREAQTADYFLGSVNAIAQSGELVAADASGSRIGAYPFAAQHLVLVSGVNKITDDLDAAFDRIEEFAYELENARAQEAYGMESVIAKQLVYRHETEEGRTTLVLVRDNLGY; translated from the coding sequence ATGTCAGAGAAATCGCAGTACCTCGAAGACGTCTCCGCCGACGAATCGTACGACCAGCTCCCCGACGACGCGACCATCGACGAGACCGTCGAGAACCTCGAAGCCCGAGGGTTCGACGTGGTCGTGGTCGACGACGCCGAGGCAGCCCTCGACGCCGTCATCGACCAGATTCCCGACGACGTCTCCGTGATGAACGGGCACTCCACGACCCTCGAAGAGATCGGCTTCGTCGACTACCTCAACGAGGGCGACCACGACTGGGAGAATCTTTCCAACGAGGTCTGGAACATCGACGACGACGCCGAGCGCCACACGTTCCGCCGCGAGGCCCAGACCGCCGACTACTTCCTCGGGAGCGTCAACGCCATCGCCCAGAGCGGTGAGCTCGTCGCCGCCGACGCCTCCGGTAGCCGTATCGGCGCGTACCCGTTCGCCGCCCAGCACCTCGTGCTGGTCTCGGGCGTGAACAAGATCACCGACGACCTCGACGCCGCCTTCGACCGCATCGAGGAGTTCGCCTACGAGCTGGAGAACGCCCGTGCCCAGGAGGCCTACGGGATGGAGAGCGTCATCGCGAAGCAGCTCGTCTACCGGCACGAGACCGAGGAGGGCCGGACGACGCTCGTGCTCGTCCGCGACAACCTCGGGTACTGA
- a CDS encoding AMP phosphorylase — translation MRLTATEIDIGTRNPTVLLNGADAEELGVHALDRVHLAYDGRTTVGLVEVTDQLVPRGTIGVTARLAHVTGEVDVSAAPRPNAVAYIRKKLDDIELEPAEIAAIVRDIDADRLSDVELGAYATGVYTNGLSRAETTALTEAMTEAGEVIDWGETPIADKHSIGGVAGNRVTPIIVAIVAAAGVKIPKTSSRAVTSPAGTADTMAVFCDVEFTLDEVKDIVEETSGCFVWGGGVNLSPVDDKIIRAETPLSLDPPGQLMASVLSKKKSAGSTHVLIDLPYGEGAKVESLAEARELAEDFRVVGEHLGLTIECTITKGEQPIGRGIGPVLEARDVLQVLQGSGPTELRLKALRLADILLECCCVDADAASLLDSGEALATFRRIIAAQDGDPEVTLDDLQPGTETEVIRAERDGLVTHVDNRLVSDIARRAGAPRDTGAGLSLHRRVDEEVTAGDPLFTIYAEQSAKLADAHELARRVEAVRVRPAEDALVERL, via the coding sequence ATGCGACTCACCGCCACCGAGATAGACATCGGGACCCGGAACCCGACGGTCCTGCTCAACGGGGCGGACGCGGAGGAACTCGGCGTCCACGCGCTCGACCGCGTCCACCTGGCGTACGACGGCCGGACCACGGTCGGGCTGGTCGAGGTGACCGACCAGCTCGTCCCGCGGGGGACCATCGGCGTCACCGCGCGCCTCGCACACGTCACCGGCGAGGTCGACGTGAGCGCCGCCCCGAGACCGAATGCGGTGGCGTACATCCGCAAGAAGCTGGACGACATCGAACTGGAACCGGCCGAGATAGCCGCCATCGTGCGCGACATCGACGCGGACCGGCTGAGCGACGTGGAGCTCGGGGCGTACGCCACGGGCGTCTACACCAACGGGCTCTCGCGGGCGGAGACCACCGCACTCACCGAGGCGATGACCGAGGCGGGCGAGGTCATCGACTGGGGCGAGACGCCCATCGCCGACAAGCACTCTATCGGCGGGGTCGCGGGGAACCGGGTCACACCGATAATCGTCGCCATCGTCGCCGCCGCGGGCGTGAAGATACCCAAGACCTCCTCGCGGGCGGTCACGTCCCCGGCAGGGACCGCCGACACGATGGCGGTGTTCTGCGACGTGGAGTTCACCCTCGACGAGGTGAAAGACATCGTCGAGGAGACCAGCGGCTGTTTCGTCTGGGGCGGTGGCGTGAACCTCTCGCCGGTCGACGACAAGATAATCCGGGCCGAGACGCCGCTGTCGCTCGACCCGCCGGGCCAGCTCATGGCCTCGGTGCTCTCGAAGAAGAAGAGCGCGGGCTCGACCCACGTGCTCATCGACCTGCCCTACGGCGAGGGGGCGAAGGTCGAGAGCCTGGCCGAGGCGCGCGAACTCGCGGAGGACTTCCGGGTCGTCGGCGAGCACCTCGGGCTGACGATCGAATGCACCATCACGAAGGGCGAACAGCCGATCGGGCGGGGTATCGGGCCCGTCCTCGAAGCCCGCGACGTACTTCAGGTGCTGCAGGGTTCGGGCCCGACCGAACTCCGGCTGAAGGCCCTCCGACTCGCCGACATCCTGCTGGAGTGCTGTTGCGTCGACGCGGATGCAGCCAGTCTCCTCGATTCCGGCGAGGCACTCGCCACCTTCCGGCGCATCATCGCCGCCCAGGACGGCGACCCCGAGGTGACGCTCGACGACCTCCAGCCCGGGACCGAGACCGAGGTCATCCGTGCGGAGCGCGACGGCCTCGTCACGCACGTGGACAACCGGCTCGTGAGCGACATCGCCCGCCGGGCCGGGGCCCCACGGGATACGGGGGCGGGGCTGTCGCTGCACCGCCGCGTGGACGAGGAGGTGACCGCTGGCGACCCGCTGTTCACCATCTACGCCGAGCAGTCGGCGAAGCTGGCGGACGCGCACGAACTCGCCCGGCGCGTCGAGGCGGTCCGGGTCCGCCCGGCAGAGGACGCGCTCGTCGAGCGGCTCTGA